One Natronomonas gomsonensis genomic window, TCACGTCATCGCTCGGGCGTTCCGCGACGCCGGCTTCGAAGTGATTTACTCCGGACTGCACAAATCGCCCGACGAAATCGTCCAGGCGGCGGTTCAGGAGGACGTCGATGTCCTCGGCATCTCGATTCTGTCGGGTGCCCACGACACGCTCGTCCCGAAAATCATCGACGGGCTGAAAGAGTACGACGCCTTCGAGGACACTCTCGTGTTGGTCGGTGGCATCGTCCCCGACGACGACCGAGAGGAACTGTACGAGTTGGGTGTCGCGGAGATATTCGGCCCCGGCTCTTCGATGCAGGACACCATCGATTTCGTCCGCGAGAACGCCCCGGAACGATAGATGACTGAGGAAGCGACGCTCATCGACGACCTGTTGGCGGGAAAACACCGCGCGCTCGCCCGCGTCATCACGAAAATCGAGAACCGCAGTCCGGGGTATCGGGAACTCGTCTCCAAACTGCACGAACACACTGGGAGCGCGGAAGTCGTCGGTATCACCGGCTCTCCGGGTGCCGGAAAGTCGACGCTCGTCGACAAGATGGCATCGACGTACCGCGAGCGCGGCGAGACGGTCGGCGTCATCGCCATCGACCCCTCCTCGCCGTTCACCGGCGGCGCCGTGTTGGGCGACCGCATTCGGATGGCCTCGAACGTCGGCGACATGGACGTGTTCTTCCGGTCGATGTCGGCCCGGGGGTCTCTGGGAGGCCTCTCGACGGCGACGACTGACGCCGTGAAAGCGCTCGACGCCTTCGGCAAGGACAGAATCATCGTCGAGACGGTCGGTGCCGGCCAAAACGAAATCGAAATCGTCAAAACCGCAGACACGGTCGCCGTGTTGGTGCCACCGGGTTCCGGCGACGACGTACAGATGCTGAAGGCAGGCATCCTCGAAATCGCGGACATCTTCGTCGTCAATAAAGCAGACATGGACGGCGCCGACCGCACGGTAAAGGAACTCCGGGAGATGATTCACATGCAGGACGCCGGTCCGATGGCTGGACACCACGGTGCCGACGCCATCGAATCCAGCGACGACACCGAAGACGAGGACACCGGCTGGGAGCCCCAAATCATCGAGACGGTGGCGAAAACCGGCGAAGGCGTCGAGGAGTTCCTCGAAACGCTGGAGAAACACGCCGTGTGGCTCGAAGAGACGGGCGAGTTGGAGGAACAAGCACGCCAGCGGTACGGCGCCGAGATTCGGACGCTGCTTCGGGAAGACACCGCCGACCTCATCGAAACCGAATTAGAGGAGAGAGGCGGTCTGGACGAGTACATCGACGCGGTGTTGGCTCGGGAGACCGACCCCTACACGGTCGCCGACGAGGTCCTCGCACCGCTGGCGGAGTGTGTCGAACGGCAGCGGGACCGGTAGCCGCGAAGGTGGCCGAGGGCGGTAGTTCTAAGCGACGGACGGCCCTGAATCGTCGTATGAACCTGAAGCGACTGCTGGGCGGTACCGCCGTGGGTGTCGGCGCCACCGCCGTCGGCAACCGACTGCTACGCGGGGAGCGTTCGGACCTCGACCCGCCGCTCGGTCGGCCACTGTCGACGTACCGGTGGCGGGGGTTCGACATCGCCTACACCGAGGCCGGCGACCCCGATTCACCAGACCTCGTGTTGTTTCACGGCATCAACGCCGCCGGGTCGAGCCACGAGTTCCGGTACGTGGTCGATGCCTTAGCCGAGGAGTACCACGTCATCGCCCCGGACTTACCGGGGTTCGGCCACTCCGACCGACCACCGCTTCTGTACTCGGGGGCGCTGTACGTCGCGTTCGTCAGGGATTTCCTCCGAGACTGTGCCGACGACCCGACGGTGCTGGCGTCGTCGCTTTCGGCGGCGTACACGGCCGTCGCCGCCGCCGATAGCGACCTCGCGGTCGATTCGTACCTCTTCGTCTGTCCGACCGCCTCGACGATACCGGGCCGGCGAACGTGGCTCCGGTCGCTGCTCCGCTCGCCCGTCGTCGGTGAGGGGTTGTACAACCTCCTCGTCTCGAAGCCCTCTATTCGGTACTTCCTCGTCGACCACGGGTTCGCACGGGAGTCGTCGATTACCGAGGAGTGGGTCGATTACGACTGGACGACGGCCCACCAGCCCGGCGCTCGATTCGCACCTGCCACCTTCGTGAGCGGCTTCATGGACCTCGATGTCGACCTCGGGGCGACGCTCGCGGAACTCGACGTGCCGACGACCATCGTCTGGGGTCGGGACGCCGAGTTGCCGCCGCTGTCGACCGGTCGGACGCTCGCGGAGTCGGCCGAGGCACGCCTCGTGGTCTTCGACGACGCCGACCTCCTGCCACACGCCGAACACCCTGAAGCGTTCGTCGATTTCTTCACCGACTAGGAGAGTTCCACGGACACCGGGACCGCCGACGGTGGGTCCCGCTCCAGCAGTTCTCCGATGGCGTCCAGTTCCGCACGGAGCCCGTCCTCGTCGCCGCTCTCGAGGGCCGCGTGAGCCGCTTCGAGACGGCTTCGAGCCGAGCGAACCGCCTCCTCGCGATCGCGGGCCCACTCGCTGGTGAGTTCGTGGCCGAGCCAGTCGGCGAGCAACTCGACGAACGCCCGTTCCCACCCGGTAAACTCGCCGCGACCGCTACGGCTACAGAAACACAGCGTCCCGTAGCGCTCGTCGCCGACGTAGACGGGCGCTCCGATGTAGCTGTTGAAGCCGTCTTCGGGGGGTTCAGCCGACGCCTCGGCAGTGACGGCGACGGTTCCGCTGTCGTCAAGCGTCGGGTCGCCGATGTCGTCCGCGAACGGTATCTCCCCGTCCGTCGGGAACGGAAGCGCCCCTTCGAGGCTTTCGACGACGACCTCGGTGTCGCCGTCGAAGCCCTGCAGGAACGCCCCGTATTCGAGCTCGAGCGTCTCACGACCCAGCGACAGCAATCCCTCGACGGGCGTCGAGACGCTGTCGATGACGGTTCGGGCGAGGTTTCGAAGCGCCGCTTCCCGGCGGCTGGCTTCGGCCTCGGCCCGGTACCGCGCCGCGGCGTTTTCGATGCGGTTGGCGAGGACGCGCCACTGTTCGCTCCCACGTCGCTTCCGGAAGTAGTCGGTAACGCCCTCGGAGACGGCTTCGCTGGCGATTTCCTCGCTCCCACGGGCGGTGAAGAGGATGAACGGGATGTCGGGTTCCATCTGCCGGACGTACCGGAGGAGTTCGAGACCGGTCATCTCCGGCATGTGATAGTCGCTGACCACGCAGTCGATTCCGCCGTCATCGACTGCCTCGAGTGCCTCGTTGGGGTCCGTCTCGACCCGGATGGAGAACTCCTCGCGAAGTTCGCCGAGTTGATTTGCCATCAGGTCGGCGAGGGAGGGGTCGTCGTCGACGAGGAGAACCCGGATAGAGGCAGCCATGCCAGTTAGGTCGAGATACGCAAAATTAACCTTTCGGTCCAACTCACCGTCCGTGGACCGGTGTCCTATCGTGGCCTGAACGTCACGACGCGCTCGCCCTCGGTGGTCGTCTCCTCGACATCGACGCCGACGACGAACCCCGGGCCGGGTTCTTCGTCGGTGCCGCGGACGACGCCGGTGAGACGGACGGGTCCGAAGTCGACGATAGCGGTGACGTAGGGCGCGTCGTCGGCGAACTGCGGGCCGGGGACGGACACCGTCGTCGCCGCAACGACCTCGCCTGCGTCGGGAAGCGGTTCGTCAGTGAGGTCGCGGCTGCCACACTCGGGACAGACCCGCCGCGGCGGTAGCGAACCGTGTCCCTCCGGGCAGGCGAGGTAGTAGCCTTCGCCGTCCTCGATAGCGTCGAGGAGGTTGTCGTAGCCGTTGTGGCGCATTTCGGGGCTCATGCGTCCACCTCCGTCGTCCGCTCGAGGACGTGAACGGTCGCCGTCGCGACCGTCCCACCGGCGTTGTGGGCGATGCCAACGGACGGGTCGTCGAGAGCGTCCGAGCGGGCGTGGGTACCGGACAGCAGTTTGGTGAGTTCGGCTATCTGTGCGACGCCGGTTGCGCCGACCGGATGGCCTTTCGCCTTCAGTCCGCCCGAGAGGTTCACCGGAATCGAGCCGTCGCGAGTCGTCTCGCCGGCTTTCGCCGCGGCCAGTCCTTCACCGGGTTCGAAGAAGCCCAGCGACTCCGTCGCGAGGACTTCCGCGATGGTGAAACAGTCGTGGACCTCCGCACAGTCGACATCTGCTGCGGTGATGTCCGCCTCGGCGTAGGCCGTCTCGGCGGCGGTTTCCGCGGCCGGCGTCCGATACAGCGACTCCCGGTCCTGTAAGGCGAGGTTGTCCGTCCCCTGTCCGGTTCCCGTCACGGACACCGGCGCGTCGAGGTCGTGGTCGGCCGCGAAGGATTCGCTTGTCAACACGACGGCGGCGGCGCCGTCGGAGATGGGACAGGCGTCGTAGAGTCCGAGCGGCGAGGCGACGCGGGGGGCCTCCACGGCGTCCTCGACGGTGATGGCCGACTGGAAGTGGGCCTTCTCGTTGACGACGGCGTTGTCGTGGTTCTTCACCGCGATGTGTGCGAGGTCGTCGGCGTCGGCGTCGTAAGCGTCGAGATACGCCGATGCCATCAGCGCGTAGGCGCCGGGGAACGTCATCCCGGCTTTGATTTCATAGAGGTCGTCGGCGGCGATGGAGAGGCCGTCGGTCGCCCCGGCGGTCCCCATGTCGGTCATCCGTTCGGTGCCGCCGACCAACACCGCGTCGGCTTCGCCGTTGCGGACGGCTTGCACCGCCGCGCGGACGGCGGTACCGCCGGAGGCACACGCAGCCTCGAAGCGCGTCGCAGGGGCGTCGATGCCGATGGCCTCGGCGAAGAGCGGGGCTTGGTGACCCTGATGTTCCGCTAACTCGCCCATGAAATTGCCGTAGTACAGTTCTTCGATGTCGTCGGGGTCGAGTTGGGCGTCTTCGAGTGCGTCGAGTCCGGCCTCCGCAAAGAGGTCACGACCCGTCCGACCGGCGTGTTCGCCGAACGGCGTCATTCCCGTTCCGGCTATGCGTACGTTCGCCATACCGGAAATCTCTCGGTTTCACTTAACCACCTGCCGAAGCCGGCAACATCGGCAGCGAACCGTTCACATCCCCATATCGGCCGCCGCCTCGGGTATCGGGAGGTCCGCCACGGCCACGCCGAGGAGTTCCGCGGCGTGGTCCAACGCCATATCGAACCCGTAGTAGCGTTCGAGTTCGTCGCCGTCGGCGGTCGGTCGAACCTTCAACATCGCATACCCCTCGACGTTCTGTGCGACGACCGCCGTCCGGCCGTCGGCGTCGAACTCGAGCAGGCGCTCTTCGTCGGTTTCGCGGTACTGGGCGGTAATCCCGTCGGCCTCGGCCGTCGACATATTCGGAGATAAGCGGTCGGCGTATGCGAAACTACCGGTCGAAGTCCAGCGTAC contains:
- a CDS encoding thiolase domain-containing protein: MANVRIAGTGMTPFGEHAGRTGRDLFAEAGLDALEDAQLDPDDIEELYYGNFMGELAEHQGHQAPLFAEAIGIDAPATRFEAACASGGTAVRAAVQAVRNGEADAVLVGGTERMTDMGTAGATDGLSIAADDLYEIKAGMTFPGAYALMASAYLDAYDADADDLAHIAVKNHDNAVVNEKAHFQSAITVEDAVEAPRVASPLGLYDACPISDGAAAVVLTSESFAADHDLDAPVSVTGTGQGTDNLALQDRESLYRTPAAETAAETAYAEADITAADVDCAEVHDCFTIAEVLATESLGFFEPGEGLAAAKAGETTRDGSIPVNLSGGLKAKGHPVGATGVAQIAELTKLLSGTHARSDALDDPSVGIAHNAGGTVATATVHVLERTTEVDA
- a CDS encoding DUF7111 family protein, whose amino-acid sequence is MSTAEADGITAQYRETDEERLLEFDADGRTAVVAQNVEGYAMLKVRPTADGDELERYYGFDMALDHAAELLGVAVADLPIPEAAADMGM
- a CDS encoding response regulator, whose amino-acid sequence is MAASIRVLLVDDDPSLADLMANQLGELREEFSIRVETDPNEALEAVDDGGIDCVVSDYHMPEMTGLELLRYVRQMEPDIPFILFTARGSEEIASEAVSEGVTDYFRKRRGSEQWRVLANRIENAAARYRAEAEASRREAALRNLARTVIDSVSTPVEGLLSLGRETLELEYGAFLQGFDGDTEVVVESLEGALPFPTDGEIPFADDIGDPTLDDSGTVAVTAEASAEPPEDGFNSYIGAPVYVGDERYGTLCFCSRSGRGEFTGWERAFVELLADWLGHELTSEWARDREEAVRSARSRLEAAHAALESGDEDGLRAELDAIGELLERDPPSAVPVSVELS
- a CDS encoding alpha/beta fold hydrolase, with product MNLKRLLGGTAVGVGATAVGNRLLRGERSDLDPPLGRPLSTYRWRGFDIAYTEAGDPDSPDLVLFHGINAAGSSHEFRYVVDALAEEYHVIAPDLPGFGHSDRPPLLYSGALYVAFVRDFLRDCADDPTVLASSLSAAYTAVAAADSDLAVDSYLFVCPTASTIPGRRTWLRSLLRSPVVGEGLYNLLVSKPSIRYFLVDHGFARESSITEEWVDYDWTTAHQPGARFAPATFVSGFMDLDVDLGATLAELDVPTTIVWGRDAELPPLSTGRTLAESAEARLVVFDDADLLPHAEHPEAFVDFFTD
- a CDS encoding cobalamin B12-binding domain-containing protein; amino-acid sequence: MSTEGEQRTIRCLVAKVGLDGHDRGAHVIARAFRDAGFEVIYSGLHKSPDEIVQAAVQEDVDVLGISILSGAHDTLVPKIIDGLKEYDAFEDTLVLVGGIVPDDDREELYELGVAEIFGPGSSMQDTIDFVRENAPER
- the meaB gene encoding methylmalonyl Co-A mutase-associated GTPase MeaB — encoded protein: MTEEATLIDDLLAGKHRALARVITKIENRSPGYRELVSKLHEHTGSAEVVGITGSPGAGKSTLVDKMASTYRERGETVGVIAIDPSSPFTGGAVLGDRIRMASNVGDMDVFFRSMSARGSLGGLSTATTDAVKALDAFGKDRIIVETVGAGQNEIEIVKTADTVAVLVPPGSGDDVQMLKAGILEIADIFVVNKADMDGADRTVKELREMIHMQDAGPMAGHHGADAIESSDDTEDEDTGWEPQIIETVAKTGEGVEEFLETLEKHAVWLEETGELEEQARQRYGAEIRTLLREDTADLIETELEERGGLDEYIDAVLARETDPYTVADEVLAPLAECVERQRDR
- a CDS encoding Zn-ribbon domain-containing OB-fold protein, producing the protein MRHNGYDNLLDAIEDGEGYYLACPEGHGSLPPRRVCPECGSRDLTDEPLPDAGEVVAATTVSVPGPQFADDAPYVTAIVDFGPVRLTGVVRGTDEEPGPGFVVGVDVEETTTEGERVVTFRPR